The Solea senegalensis isolate Sse05_10M linkage group LG4, IFAPA_SoseM_1, whole genome shotgun sequence genome includes a region encoding these proteins:
- the LOC122768677 gene encoding armadillo-like helical domain containing protein 1, producing the protein MSAQGEAANIGKVLSFLREWDRGDRAARGRMLNTFLCQNQGKSFYELECEFAQVSSLFLARLTTWMRLTYMFGTLLGLQLRAIRVFLSASGHDQYVMEFLEDGGVLSLLDILNHTQSKEEDKTEALRLLLTVSNAGRNYKEIICESNGVKVTAECLAKSNTEETQETASALLESLSHGNPKYQNQIYKSLITLMTCSSPKAQHLVLHTVRIVQSKMKTAHHSIVEPLLNMLTSIHLDIQDEAINLILDLKCFDVRPIILSGLVALLRQAREEVKSQEITEVSSETEMTASLPVFVQQAAAAKAIRLLAEGNQEISRDLLSLGVIQCLLSALGNREHTDAQVQASLALEYFVRSFPVIEEHVQRVMGSTLFAAFMHKPDTLYMNLDETQAEILLNNKADILSKGCDFQF; encoded by the exons ATGTCAGCGCAGGGAGAAGCAGCGAACATCGGAAAAGTGCTAAGTTTTCTTCGGGAATGGGACCGTGGGGACAGAGCAGCCCGCGGACGCATGTTGAATACGTTCCTGTGTCAGAATCAAGGGAAAAGTTTTTATGAGCTCGAGTGCGAGTTCGCGCAGGTGTCCAGTCTCTTTCTGGCTCGACTCACCACCTGGATGAGACTCAC ATACATGTTTGGGACATTACTGGGACTTCAGCTGAGAGCTATTCGGGTTTTCCTGTCTGCGTCAGGCCA tgaTCAATATGTGATGGAGTTCCTGGAGGACGGAGGTGTCCTCAGTCTCCTGGATATCTTGAACCACACACAGAGTAAAGAGGAGGACAAGACAGAAGCACTCCGTCTTCTGCTCACTGTCTCCAATGCCGGCCGCAACTACAAAGAGATTATCTGTGAAAGCAATG gTGTCAAAGTGACAGCAGAGTGTTTGGCCAAGTCGAACACAGAGGAAACCCAAGAGACAGCTTCAGCCCTGCTGGAGTCCCTGTCCCACGGAAACCCTAAATACCAAAACCAAATCTACAAAAGTCTCATCACTCTCATGACCTGTAGCTCTCCTAAAGCCCAGCATCTGGTCCTACATACTGTCCGCATTGTTCAG tccaaaatgAAGACAGCTCATCACAGCATTGTAGAGCCTCTGCTGAACATGCTCACATCAATACACCTGGACATCCAGGATGAAG CTATTAATCTCATCTTAGACCTGAAGTGTTTTGATGTGAGACCAATAATCCTCAGTGGCCTGGTGGCTCTGCTCCGACAGGCTAGAGAAGAAGTAAAGTCACAGGAGATCACAGAAG TGTCATCAGAGACTGAGATGACTGCATCCCTGCCTGTGTTTGTCCAACAAGCTGCTGCAGCTAAGGCTATAAG GTTGCTGGCTGAAGGAAATCAGGAGATTTCTCGTGATCTTCTTTCTCTTGGAGTGATTCAGTGTCTCCTGTCTGCTCTGGGCAACAGAGAACACACTGATGCCCAAGTGCAAGCCAGCCTGGCCTTGGAG TACTTTGTCCGCTCATTCCCAGTCATAGAGGAGCATGTGCAGAGAGTCATGGGCAGCACACTGTTTGCAGCCTTTATG CACAAACCTGATACCTTGTACATGAATTTGGATGAAACGCAGGCAGAAATCCTGCTGAATAACAAGGCTGATATATTATCTAAAg gCTGTGATTTCCAGTTTTGA
- the LOC122768607 gene encoding olfactory receptor class A-like protein 4: protein MVAMENSMNHDDLDELVGMGLRVSVSSAQIVFYIILVMMGILGNATVVVVIGKSVILEGGRGRNSDIIIINMSLSNLMVSVMRNMLLIISDLGLELYSSKEWCQFLMGIWVWLRSVNVWSTLYLSAFHFQTLRRVTPIMVNLGSRGAPSSLLSLALIWLLNFVYSIPALVFSTNGDVNTTETLMLVSSTTRPLLGCVWNFPSTYSGLAYATTSVVIHETIPVILMAFTNLGSLYTLYTHGRVRSAAQDGPVIKRVPAEKRAAKVILALIMLFIASWGTSIISVNYFNYSQGTSPEYLLVLARFANIIFIAMSPLILAVGHRRLRSTFKSLISH from the exons ATGGTTGCAATGGAGAACTCAATGAACCACGATGACCTGGACGAGCTCGTGGGGATGGGACttcgtgtctctgtgtcctcagcaCAAATCGTCTTTTACATTATCCTGGTGATGATGGGCATCCTGGGTAATGCCACAGTGGTCGTGGTGATCGGTAAGAGCGTGATACTGGAAGGCGGCAGAGGACGCAACTcggacatcatcatcattaacatGTCGCTGTCAAATCTGATGGTGTCTGTGATGAGGAACATGCTGCTGATTATTTCAGACCTGGGACTAGAG CTGTACTCATCTAAAGAGTGGTGTCAGTTCCTGATGGGGATCTGGGTGTGGCTGCGCTCGGTCAACGTGTGGTCGACACTTTACCTCAGTGCTTTCCACTTCCAGACTTTGAGGCGCGTGACTCCCATCATGGTGAACCTCGGGTCCCGGGGAGCTCCCAGCTCACTGCTCAGCCTCGCCCTCATCTGGCTTCTCAACTTTGTTTACTCCATTCCCGCTCTTGTTTTTTCCACGAATGGCGATGTGAACACCACAGAG acTCTGATGCTGGTGAGCAGCACCACACGCCCCCTGCTGGGCTGTGTGTGGAACTTCCCCTCCACCTACAGCGGCCTCGCTTATGCCACCACATCTGTCGTGATCCACGAGACAATCCCTGTGATCCTGATGGCTTTCACCAACCTGGGCTCCCTTTACACGCTCTACACCCACGGCAGGGTGCGCAGCGCGGCGCAGGACGGGCCCGTCATTAAACGAGTGCCGGCGGAGAAACGAGCAGCCAAG GTGATTCTTGCTCTCATCATGCTCTTCATCGCGTCGTGGGGAACGAGCATCATCTCTGTGAACTATTTCAACTACAGCCAGGGCACCTCGCCCGAATATCTGCTGGTTCTGGCACGTTTCGCCAATATTATCTTCATCGCCATGTCGCCTCTTATTCTGGCAGTCGGCCACCGGCGACTGCGTTCCACGTTCAAGTCTTTGATTTCtcactga
- the LOC122768609 gene encoding olfactory receptor class A-like protein 4: protein MSEVLTVDAFLFGLLVFSGILGNILVIHVVFQSASESPARRLPPSDTILVHLSLANLLTSLFRTVPIFVSDLGLNVSLSPGWCRVFMLLWVWWRAVGCWVTLALSLFHCTTLRRQHVAFGPLAQQRERRRVWIALGLVWGVNLVFSIPALVYSTHVHGNATVELMVISCTTRPLLGCVWEFPSAEQGSAFASTSLALNEVLPLVLMGFTNLATLHALAKHIRAVTSGGESGVGHGELDKHVSTERKAANVIMSLVSLFVVCWVLQVAAVTYYNHDGGHHAEGLLTVAHFSASLFVGFSPMVVALGHGKLRKRISSMILGWSKVLKCHSKVTEERTNSPKTDSKNGKQTIFVVQKREKT from the exons ATGTCAGAGGTCCTCACTGTAGATGCCTTTTTGTTTGGGCTGTTGGTCTTCTCTGGCATCCTGGGAAACATCTTGGTCATCCATGTG GTGTTTCAGTCAGCCAGTGAGAGTCCGGCTCGCAGACTCCCTCCCTCTGACACTATTTTGGTGCACTTGTCACTGGCCAACCTGCTGACCTCACTTTTCCGCACTGTTCCCATCTTTGTGTCAGACCTGGGCCTGAACGTGTCTCTGTCTCCAGGCTGGTGTCGAGTCTTCATGCTGCTGTGGGTGTGGTGGCGGGCTGTCGGGTGCTGGGTGACTCTGGCACTCAGCCTCTTTCACTGCACCACTCTCAGGCGACAGCACGTGGCCTTTGGACCTCTCGCTCAGCAGAGGGAGAGGCGGCGGGTGTGGATCGCTCTGGGCCTGGTGTGGGGGGTTAACTTGGTCTTCTCCATTCCGGCTCTGGTGTACAGCACGCACGTTCACGGCAACGCCACTGTGGAGCTGATGGTGATCAGCTGCACCACCAGGCCCCTGCTGGGCTGCGTGTGGGAGTTCCCCTCAGCCGAGCAGGGCTCGGCGTTTGCGTCCACTTCGCTGGCGCTTAATGAGGTGCTGCCTCTGGTGCTGATGGGTTTCACTAATCTGGCCACACTTCACGCTCTGGCCAAGCACATCAGAGCCGTCACGTCAGGGGGGGAGTCGGGCGTCGGTCACGGAGAACTGGACAAACACGTCTCCACGGAGCGCAAGGCAGCCAACGTCATAATGTCCCTGGTGTCGCTGTTCGTGGTCTGCTGGGTGCTGCAGGTCGCCGCAGTCACATACTACAACCACGACGGGGGGCACCATGCTGAGGGGCTGCTGACCGTGGCTCATTTTTCCGCCTCGCTGTTCGTGGGATTCAGTCCGATGGTGGTGGCACTGGGACATGGCAAGCTGAGGAAGAGGATCTCCAGCATGATACTGGGGTGGTCTAAAGTCCTTAAATGTCACAGTAAGGTCACTGAGGAGAGGACTAATTCCCCAAAGACTGACtctaaaaatggaaaacaaaccatttttgtTGTTCAAAAGAGGGAAAAGACATAA